The bacterium genome has a window encoding:
- a CDS encoding NIPSNAP family protein — MLVQLRTYTLVAGAGPDWERVFVDHIRPIRESLGFTVPAAWSDPEADRFTWLMAFAGDRAAWDAADAAFHASPARRALAPDPAGLIVSIETRFVQWVG; from the coding sequence TTGCTCGTCCAGCTGCGCACCTACACCCTCGTCGCCGGCGCGGGGCCCGACTGGGAACGGGTCTTCGTCGACCACATCCGGCCCATCCGCGAGTCCCTCGGCTTCACGGTCCCGGCGGCCTGGTCCGACCCCGAGGCCGACCGCTTCACCTGGCTGATGGCCTTCGCCGGCGACCGTGCGGCCTGGGACGCGGCCGACGCCGCCTTCCACGCCTCGCCCGCCCGGCGGGCCCTGGCGCCCGACCCGGCCGGGCTCATCGTGTCCATCGAGACGCGCTTCGTCCAATGGGTCGGCTAG